CGTCTTGTCAATAGCTGATCTAATCGCATTAACACTTTCTCTTTTCCTAATAAGAACAGTGTCTCTGGCAAATCACGTCCATGTGTAGCACCTGTTGTCGCAACCCTTATAGGCATAAATAATTGTTTCCCCTTGTAGCCAGTAACTTTTTGAACTGTTTTCAGTGCTCCTTTGATTGTTTCTGGCGTGTATTCGTCTAAAGCTCCTAATAGATTTTTAAATTCTTCCATGACAATAGGAATATGTTCCTCAGTTAATATCGCCTTACCTTCTTCATTCATTTGGAACTCATCCTCAAAAAACATTTTTGCCAGCTCGATAATTTCTTGGCCATAGTTTAATTGTTCTTGGTAAAGACCTACTAATGTTTTAACCCAGATTTCATCTTCCTCATTTAAAGTTTCAGATACATACCCTGCTTTTTGTAAATGAGGTAGACAAAGTTCAACCACTCTCTCTAAAGGAGCCGATTTGATATAGTGATTATTCATCCAGTATAATTTTTGAATATCAAAAACAGCAGGGCTTTTGGCCACCCGCTCAAGCGAGAATTGAGAGATTAATTCATCCAGTGTAAAAATCTCTTCTTCCCCTTCTGGACTCCAACCAAGTAATGCAATAAAATTCAAAATTGCTTCTGGCAGAAAACCAAGTTCTTTATATTGTTCCACAAATTGGATGATCGATTCATCGCGTTTACTCATTTTTTTCCGATCCTGATTTAAAATTAGCGGGATATGAGCAAACTGAGGTGCTTGCCAATTCATAGCTTGATAAATCAACAATTGTCTTGGTGTGTTAGACAAATGTTCTTCTCCACGTATTACATGCGTAATCTTCATTAAGTAATCATCAATTGTGACTGCAAAATTATAGGTCGGGATACCATCTGGGCGCACGATCACAAAGTCACCAATTCCGTCTGATTCAAACACTACTTTTCCACGAATCGCATCATCAACTTTTAGTATTTTCCCCTCGGGAACGCGGAAGCGAATACTTGGTTTTCGCCCTTCTTTTTCCAATCGTTCTTTTTGTTCAGGAGATAAGTAGCGACATTTTCCAGAGTATTTAGGGGTTTCCCCTTTATCAAGTTGACTTTGTCTTTCCGCCTCAATTTCTTCCGGTGTACAATAGCAATGATATGCTTGTCCTTGCTCAATCAGCTGGTTTACATATTTTTCATAAATATCTAAACGATCCATGGATCGATAAGGTCCAAATTCTCCACCTACATCAACTGATTCATCCCAATTGATTCCTAGCCATTTTAGTCCCTTTAGTAGTTTTTCTTCGCCATTTTCTACATTTCTTGCTTGATCAGTATCTTCAATGCGAACAATAAATTTTCCATCCGATTTTCTTGCCAGTAAAAAATTAAATAAAGCAGTACGAGCACTACCAATATGTAAATGTCCTGTAGGACTTGGTGCAAACCTTACACGAACCTGATCTGACATACTCTCATCCTTTCCTAAATGATTACCTTTACACTTTAGCTATCATACCATAGGAAAAATGAACTTTCATTGCTTTTTTGATAATAAAACAATAGCTAAGGCAGCGATTCCTTCTTCTCGACCTGTAAATCCTAGTTTTTCTGTCGTTGTCGCTTTGACATTAACCTGTTCCACATTAGCCTCTATGATACCAGCAATAATTTCCCTCATCTTGGGGATATACCCAGCCATCTTGGGTTTTTGGGCAATAATTGTCAGATCTGCGTTTTCTAATTGAAAACTCTCTTTTTTCGCTTCTTGCCAAACTTTTTCTAAGATCACTTTGCTATCAATCCCTTTTATCGCTGGATCATTATCAGGAAACCACTTACCGATATCTCCCTTCCCAAGGGCCCCTAAAATAGCATCAGCTAATGCATGTAATAATACATCTGCATCAGAATGACCCAGTAATCCTTTTTCATAAGGGATCTCGACCCCACCAATGATTAATTTGCGATCTCTAGCAAATTGATGAACATCAAAGCCCTGTCCAATTCGAATCAAACCTCTTCACTCCAATGTTTTAAAATACTCTCCGCAAGAATTAAATCTTCAGGAGTTGTTATCTTGATATTATGATAATCTCCTTCAACAACCATCACTTTCATTCCTAACCGCTCAACTAACGAAGAATCATCCGTACCAAGAAAACGATCCTTTTTTGCTTCTTCATAGGCCATCCTTAGAATGGAAAGACGAAAAGCTTGTGGGGTTTGAATCGCCCACAAGCTCTTACGATCAGGAGTACTTTGTATAAAACCATCCTGATCTACTATTTTAATCGTATCTTTAACCGGTACACCTAAAGCTACAGCACCTATCTTCTGAACGGTTTGCCAAAGTTGTTCCAAATGTGTTTGCTTCACAAACGGTCTTGCTCCATCATGAACCATCACATATTCCGTTTCCAAAAAGGTTAGACCATTATAGATACTATCTTGCCGTTCTTTGCCACCTGGAACAATAGCTTTGACTCGCTGTATACCATATTGTTGAACCAGTTGTTCCATGATTGTGATCTCATCAGGGTGAGATACAATAACAATTTCATCAACCCAAGGTAATCTCGAAAATTTTTCTAAGGTGTGAATAAGAATTGGTTTTCCATCTAAGGGAATAAATTGCTTATTCACATTTGCCCCCATTCGTCTTCCTCTCCCAGCTGCCGGAATAACAATTCCACATTTCATTTCTATAACCACCTATAATGCCTTTTCTAATAATTTTGGCTTCGCAAAGATCATTCTTCCTGCAGATGTTTGTAATACGCTCGTAACGAGTACATCTAAATGATGCCCAATATATTCTCTTCCACCTTCAACGACTATCATTGTACCATCATCAAGATAGGCAATTCCTTGGTTATGTTCTTTTCCATCTTTAATAACTTGAACATTTAATTCCTCACCTGGAAGAACGACAGGCTTGACCGCATTTGATAAGTCATTAATATTCAGCACTGGAACTCCTTGTAATTCACATACCTTATTTAAATTATAATCATTGGTTACAACTTTTCCTTCTAATACTTTTGCTAGTTTTACTAATTTGCTATCCACTTCTTGAATCTCTTCAAAATCACCTTCATAGATTAACACCTTAATATCCAGTTCCTTTTGAATTTTATTCAAAATATCTAAGCCTCTTCGTCCGCGATTTCTCTTTAGCGTATCAGAAGAGTCAGCGATATGTTGAAGTTCCTCAAGCACAAAACTCGGTATCACAAGAATCCCTTCAATAAATCCCGTCTTACAAATATCCGCTATCCTACCATCAATAATCACACTTGTATCTAAAATTTTATGTTCATATTTAGACCCAGAGTCCTTTTTGGCTGTTTTCTCTTTATTAAATTTTCCTAACGAAAAAACGCTCATTAATTCATCCCGTTTCTTAAATCCAAGCCGGAAGCCAAAATATCCTAAGATAATGGATAAAAAAATTGGAACGATAAGATTGACGACAGGAATGTATTTGATTGCCTGTGATAGTAATGTAGAGATAATAAGACCAAAAATCAAACCTATTAATCCAAAAAGGAAATCCGTAACTGGAATTCTTAAGATAAATTCCTCTCCTTTTTGAATCCAACGAATAATGGTGTCCATAAACCATGCTGTAGATAAAAATAATATAAGTGCACCTAAGCCCAGCCCGATAAGCTTTAATACAACCCCATTAAAAGATTGGTCAATCCCAAATAGGTGATTCTCTAAAAGTA
This Tepidibacillus fermentans DNA region includes the following protein-coding sequences:
- the gltX gene encoding glutamate--tRNA ligase, translating into MSDQVRVRFAPSPTGHLHIGSARTALFNFLLARKSDGKFIVRIEDTDQARNVENGEEKLLKGLKWLGINWDESVDVGGEFGPYRSMDRLDIYEKYVNQLIEQGQAYHCYCTPEEIEAERQSQLDKGETPKYSGKCRYLSPEQKERLEKEGRKPSIRFRVPEGKILKVDDAIRGKVVFESDGIGDFVIVRPDGIPTYNFAVTIDDYLMKITHVIRGEEHLSNTPRQLLIYQAMNWQAPQFAHIPLILNQDRKKMSKRDESIIQFVEQYKELGFLPEAILNFIALLGWSPEGEEEIFTLDELISQFSLERVAKSPAVFDIQKLYWMNNHYIKSAPLERVVELCLPHLQKAGYVSETLNEEDEIWVKTLVGLYQEQLNYGQEIIELAKMFFEDEFQMNEEGKAILTEEHIPIVMEEFKNLLGALDEYTPETIKGALKTVQKVTGYKGKQLFMPIRVATTGATHGRDLPETLFLLGKEKVLMRLDQLLTRR
- the ispD gene encoding 2-C-methyl-D-erythritol 4-phosphate cytidylyltransferase, whose product is MEMKCGIVIPAAGRGRRMGANVNKQFIPLDGKPILIHTLEKFSRLPWVDEIVIVSHPDEITIMEQLVQQYGIQRVKAIVPGGKERQDSIYNGLTFLETEYVMVHDGARPFVKQTHLEQLWQTVQKIGAVALGVPVKDTIKIVDQDGFIQSTPDRKSLWAIQTPQAFRLSILRMAYEEAKKDRFLGTDDSSLVERLGMKVMVVEGDYHNIKITTPEDLILAESILKHWSEEV
- the ispF gene encoding 2-C-methyl-D-erythritol 2,4-cyclodiphosphate synthase; translation: MIRIGQGFDVHQFARDRKLIIGGVEIPYEKGLLGHSDADVLLHALADAILGALGKGDIGKWFPDNDPAIKGIDSKVILEKVWQEAKKESFQLENADLTIIAQKPKMAGYIPKMREIIAGIIEANVEQVNVKATTTEKLGFTGREEGIAALAIVLLSKKQ
- a CDS encoding PIN/TRAM domain-containing protein; translated protein: MLKRIFQIFFVVLGGTLGYLFIPKLLLENHLFGIDQSFNGVVLKLIGLGLGALILFLSTAWFMDTIIRWIQKGEEFILRIPVTDFLFGLIGLIFGLIISTLLSQAIKYIPVVNLIVPIFLSIILGYFGFRLGFKKRDELMSVFSLGKFNKEKTAKKDSGSKYEHKILDTSVIIDGRIADICKTGFIEGILVIPSFVLEELQHIADSSDTLKRNRGRRGLDILNKIQKELDIKVLIYEGDFEEIQEVDSKLVKLAKVLEGKVVTNDYNLNKVCELQGVPVLNINDLSNAVKPVVLPGEELNVQVIKDGKEHNQGIAYLDDGTMIVVEGGREYIGHHLDVLVTSVLQTSAGRMIFAKPKLLEKAL